A single Pseudomonas sp. DC1.2 DNA region contains:
- a CDS encoding sugar ABC transporter ATPase: MNSQSIIVPKISTLPVHEPRARAVVRWLVRKNIVKEELTTCGRTGNRMGHALADGARAVVLHPEALPFGEPVNGLEIITKRCIYTPAKGFLEEAGCAECRKEVGEALFDSLEDWMPGRTDNFICPECGHEDDINGFLFLQECGFSNLGFIFNNWAEAGFKQRFIDEFADWLDQPVSWVKVEL, from the coding sequence ATGAATTCGCAAAGTATCATCGTCCCGAAAATTTCTACCCTGCCGGTACACGAACCCCGGGCCCGGGCGGTTGTGCGATGGCTGGTACGCAAGAATATTGTCAAAGAAGAACTCACCACGTGCGGGCGCACCGGTAACCGTATGGGTCATGCACTGGCCGATGGCGCCCGGGCGGTGGTCCTGCACCCGGAAGCGCTGCCGTTCGGTGAGCCGGTCAATGGCCTCGAGATCATCACCAAGCGCTGTATCTATACGCCGGCCAAGGGCTTTCTTGAAGAGGCGGGCTGCGCCGAGTGCCGCAAGGAAGTCGGCGAAGCGCTGTTCGACAGCCTGGAAGACTGGATGCCGGGGCGCACCGATAATTTCATCTGCCCCGAATGCGGGCATGAAGATGACATCAATGGGTTTCTGTTTTTGCAGGAATGCGGCTTTTCCAACCTTGGCTTCATCTTCAATAACTGGGCCGAGGCCGGGTTCAAGCAGCGCTTCATCGATGAATTTGCCGATTGGCTTGATCAGCCTGTCAGTTGGGTGAAAGTCGAGCTGTAG
- the guaB gene encoding IMP dehydrogenase has product MLRISQEALTFDDILLVPGYSEVLPNEVSLKTRLTRGIELNIPLVSAAMDTVTEARLAIAMAQEGGIGIIHKNMTIEQQAAEVRKVKRYEAGVVKDPITIEADATVRDLFELTRMHNISGVPVLHDGDLVGIVTSRDVRFETRLDATVREVMTPKERLVTVREGANKNEVRELLHKHRLEKVLIVDDKFALKGMMTVKDIEKAKAYPLASKDDQARLRVGAAVGTGKDTGERVAALVAAGVDVVVVDTAHGHSKGVIERVRWVKDNFPQVQVIGGNIATGAAAKALVEAGADAVKVGIGPGSICTTRIVAGVGVPQISAIANVAAALEGTGVPLIADGGIRFSGDLSKAIVAGASCVMMGSMFAGTEEAPGEIELFQGRSYKAYRGMGSLGAMSQAQGSSDRYFQDSSAGAEKLVPEGIEGRVPYKGSLSAIIHQLMGGLRSSMGYTGSADIEEMRTKPEFVRITGAGMAESHVHDVQITKEAPNYRVG; this is encoded by the coding sequence ATGCTGCGTATCAGCCAAGAAGCTCTGACATTCGACGACATTCTCCTCGTGCCCGGTTATTCCGAGGTGCTTCCTAACGAAGTCAGTCTCAAGACCCGCCTAACCCGTGGCATCGAGCTGAATATTCCGCTGGTTTCTGCCGCTATGGACACCGTTACTGAAGCCCGGCTGGCAATCGCCATGGCTCAGGAAGGTGGCATCGGCATCATCCACAAGAACATGACCATCGAGCAGCAAGCTGCCGAAGTCCGTAAGGTCAAGCGTTACGAAGCCGGCGTGGTCAAGGACCCGATTACCATCGAGGCTGACGCCACGGTTCGTGATCTGTTCGAACTGACCCGCATGCACAATATCTCCGGCGTTCCGGTCCTGCACGATGGCGACCTCGTCGGTATTGTGACCTCTCGTGACGTGCGCTTCGAAACCCGCCTGGATGCCACCGTCCGTGAAGTGATGACGCCTAAAGAGCGTCTGGTTACCGTCCGTGAAGGCGCGAACAAGAACGAAGTCCGCGAGTTGCTGCATAAGCACCGCCTGGAAAAAGTCCTGATCGTCGATGACAAATTTGCCCTCAAAGGCATGATGACCGTCAAAGATATCGAAAAAGCCAAAGCCTACCCACTGGCCAGCAAAGATGATCAGGCTCGCCTGCGCGTCGGTGCTGCGGTTGGTACGGGCAAGGACACTGGCGAGCGTGTTGCGGCACTGGTTGCTGCCGGCGTTGACGTGGTGGTGGTCGACACGGCCCACGGTCACTCCAAAGGTGTGATCGAACGCGTTCGTTGGGTCAAAGACAATTTCCCTCAAGTGCAGGTCATCGGCGGCAACATCGCCACCGGTGCTGCGGCCAAGGCGCTGGTTGAAGCGGGCGCGGATGCGGTCAAAGTCGGTATTGGCCCTGGCTCGATCTGCACCACCCGTATCGTCGCCGGCGTCGGCGTACCGCAAATCAGCGCTATCGCCAACGTCGCAGCGGCCCTTGAAGGCACAGGCGTTCCGTTGATCGCCGACGGCGGTATCCGTTTCTCCGGTGACCTGTCCAAGGCCATCGTTGCCGGTGCGTCCTGCGTGATGATGGGCTCGATGTTTGCCGGTACTGAAGAAGCGCCAGGCGAGATCGAACTGTTCCAGGGTCGCTCGTACAAGGCCTACCGTGGCATGGGTTCGCTGGGCGCCATGTCCCAGGCGCAAGGTTCCTCCGACCGTTACTTTCAGGACTCCTCGGCAGGCGCCGAGAAACTGGTTCCGGAAGGTATCGAAGGGCGCGTTCCTTACAAGGGCAGCCTGAGCGCGATCATCCATCAACTGATGGGCGGCCTGCGTTCCTCGATGGGTTACACCGGCAGCGCCGACATCGAAGAAATGCGCACCAAGCCTGAGTTCGTGCGGATCACCGGCGCGGGTATGGCCGAGTCCCACGTTCACGACGTACAAATCACCAAAGAAGCGCCAAACTACCGTGTAGGTTGA
- the xseA gene encoding exodeoxyribonuclease VII large subunit — MIKDPFARLGLDREVLTVSQLNGRARVLLEDVFSNIWVEGEISNLARPASGHVYFTLKDSGAQVRCALFRQNAARVRQALKDGLAVRVRGKVSLFEGRGDYQLILDTVEPAGEGALRLAFDALKEKLSAEGLFSAERKVALPAHPQRIGIISSPTGAVIRDIISVFRRRAPQVQLTLIPTAVQGREATAQIVRALKLADARGFDALILARGGGSLEDLWCFNEEAVARAVDACVTPIVSAIGHETDVSISDFVADVRAPTPSAAAELLAPDSSDLVRRVESLHRRLVMRIRDRLMRDRLRLEGMSRRLRHPGERLRQQAQRLDDLDMRIRRAFERSLNTRRERLIRLETRLAGQHPGRQLAMLRQRLDSLAARLPRAMRESLKGRRQQLQSQVQTLHVVSPLATLGRGYSILLDERGNAIRNAEQTHTGQRLKAKLGEGELHVRVEDNHLTPVTLSLLD; from the coding sequence ATGATTAAAGATCCTTTTGCAAGACTCGGCCTGGACCGGGAAGTGCTGACTGTCAGCCAGCTCAACGGCCGCGCGCGGGTGTTGCTCGAAGACGTGTTCAGTAATATCTGGGTCGAAGGAGAAATCTCCAACCTCGCCCGCCCGGCGTCGGGGCACGTGTACTTCACCCTCAAGGACAGTGGCGCACAGGTCCGTTGCGCACTGTTTCGACAGAATGCCGCGCGGGTGCGACAGGCGCTGAAAGATGGGCTGGCGGTCAGGGTACGCGGCAAGGTTTCGCTGTTCGAGGGCCGTGGCGACTACCAGTTGATCCTCGACACCGTAGAGCCGGCTGGTGAGGGTGCGTTGCGGCTGGCCTTCGATGCGTTGAAGGAAAAGCTCAGCGCCGAAGGCTTGTTCAGTGCCGAACGCAAAGTTGCGCTGCCGGCCCACCCACAACGCATCGGCATCATCAGCTCCCCCACCGGTGCGGTGATTCGCGACATCATCAGCGTGTTCCGCCGCCGCGCCCCCCAAGTCCAACTGACACTGATCCCCACCGCGGTGCAAGGTCGCGAAGCCACCGCACAGATCGTCCGTGCGCTAAAGCTGGCGGATGCCCGCGGCTTCGACGCGTTGATCCTGGCCCGTGGCGGCGGTTCGCTGGAAGACCTCTGGTGTTTCAACGAAGAAGCGGTGGCCCGTGCCGTGGACGCCTGCGTGACGCCAATTGTCAGCGCCATTGGCCACGAAACCGATGTCTCGATCAGTGACTTCGTGGCCGACGTTCGCGCACCGACGCCGTCTGCGGCAGCCGAGCTGCTAGCGCCGGATTCCAGTGATCTGGTGCGTCGAGTCGAAAGCCTGCATCGCCGTCTAGTGATGCGTATCCGTGATCGTTTAATGCGAGATCGCCTGCGCCTGGAAGGCATGTCCCGTCGCCTGCGCCATCCCGGCGAGCGCCTTCGTCAACAAGCGCAGCGCCTGGACGATCTGGACATGCGCATACGCCGCGCGTTTGAACGCAGCCTCAATACCCGCCGCGAACGCTTGATCCGTCTGGAGACTCGCCTTGCCGGGCAACATCCGGGACGGCAACTGGCGATGCTCCGGCAACGCCTCGACAGCCTCGCCGCACGCCTGCCGCGGGCCATGCGCGAAAGCCTCAAAGGTCGCCGCCAGCAACTGCAAAGTCAGGTGCAAACGCTGCATGTCGTCAGCCCGCTGGCAACGTTGGGCCGTGGCTACAGCATTCTGCTGGACGAGCGTGGCAACGCGATCCGCAACGCCGAGCAGACCCATACCGGCCAGCGCCTGAAAGCCAAGCTCGGCGAAGGCGAATTGCACGTGCGAGTCGAAGACAATCACCTGACGCCTGTCACCCTCTCTCTACTGGACTGA
- a CDS encoding sulfite exporter TauE/SafE family protein produces the protein MNVFELLSQWPFGAVDWLVIGLGIVLAYIVFGIAGFGTALVAGPILILFMPLSKIVPLLVLLDFVAAFGNLLPSRRDVVKPELRRLLPCMAIGCTLGVIFLLNLKSDLLLLLMGLFISGYALYSLWGKTRSTQMAAGWAVPMGIVGGMFGALFGSGGFLYAIYLNSRLPKDAARATQSALISCSTVVRLSLFAIAGVYAELTLWVLALCLMPAMALGLWVGRRLTSRLSREAFVRLVTWLVLVSGIALIGRYLSA, from the coding sequence ATGAATGTGTTTGAGTTGTTGAGCCAATGGCCGTTCGGTGCTGTGGATTGGCTGGTGATAGGGCTGGGTATCGTCCTGGCGTATATCGTGTTCGGCATTGCCGGGTTTGGCACGGCGCTGGTGGCGGGGCCGATATTGATCCTGTTCATGCCGTTGTCGAAAATCGTGCCGCTGTTGGTGCTGCTGGATTTCGTGGCGGCGTTTGGCAATCTGCTGCCCTCGCGACGGGATGTGGTCAAACCCGAATTGCGGCGATTGCTGCCCTGCATGGCCATCGGATGCACGCTGGGTGTAATTTTTCTGCTGAACCTCAAGTCCGATTTATTGCTGCTGTTGATGGGGCTGTTTATTAGTGGTTATGCGCTGTACAGCTTGTGGGGCAAAACCCGTTCGACGCAGATGGCCGCTGGCTGGGCGGTGCCGATGGGGATCGTGGGTGGGATGTTTGGGGCGTTGTTTGGCAGTGGTGGTTTTTTATACGCCATTTATTTGAACAGTCGATTACCCAAGGACGCGGCCCGGGCGACCCAAAGTGCGCTGATCAGTTGCAGCACCGTGGTGCGTTTAAGTCTGTTTGCCATCGCCGGGGTCTATGCCGAGCTAACCTTGTGGGTGCTGGCGCTGTGTTTGATGCCGGCCATGGCGCTGGGGCTGTGGGTCGGCCGGCGGTTGACCTCAAGATTGTCCCGCGAAGCTTTTGTGCGGCTGGTGACCTGGCTGGTACTGGTCAGCGGGATTGCCCTGATCGGGCGGTATTTGAGTGCTTGA